Below is a genomic region from Terriglobales bacterium.
GGCACCAGCAGCACTCCCCCGCCGATCCCCACGATCCCTGACACCACCCCGATCAGCAATCCAGCCAGCAACGCGAGCCACAGCATGGCGCATCCTCTCTTTCCGAATCCATTCAGACTATGCCGCTCTGTACCCTGTCTTCGTCTTCCCGCGCCCGCAGCACCACGCCCACCGCCAGGATCACCACCAGCGACGCCGCCAGCATGGTCGGCGGGATCGGTTCCTTCAGCAGCGCTGCGCCTTCCACGATGGCCACAATGGGGATCACCAGGCTCATGGTCGAGATCTGGTACGGCTGGGTGCGCTTCAGCAGCCAATAGTACAGGGCGAACGCCACCGCCGAGCCGCCTGCGGCCAGGAACAGCAGCGCCCCCAGCGCCTGCGGCGTCCAGTGCGATGCCTGCCGCTCCAGAGGCAGGCTCACCGCCAGCAACGCCGCCGCCCCGCCCAGCAACTGCCACCCCGTGGCTACCGAAGGATCGATGTCATGCAGTTCTCGCTTGGCAAAGTGGACCGACCACGCCGTCGCCGCTACCGCCCCCAGCACTGCCGCTCCGCCCATCAGCGACCGGGTCGACACCGAGAGCGTGCTCTCGAACAGCACCGCGATCCCGCCCGTCGCCACCAGCATCGCCAGAAGCGCCGAGCGCGGCACCCGATGGTGCGACATCAGCGGCGTCAGCAGCGCCACTACCAGCGGCAGGCTGGTGTACAGCACCGCCGCCATCGAGGAGGCGATGTACTGCTCCGCCCAGAACAGCAGCCCGTAGGGCACCGCCATCATGGTGAAGGAAAGGACGCGCACCGCGCGCCACTCCCGCGCGTCGCGCAGCACGATGGACCGCCGCAACGCCACTCCACCCAGCAGCAACGCAGCCCCGACGAGAAACCGTATTCCCGCCGCTCGCAGCGGGGGTACATCCTGGACTACGACGCGGATCGCCATCCACGTCGTTCCCCAGATGCCGCACAGGCCTGCATACGCGGCCCACTCCCACAGCCCGAACCGTCGCTCGTCCGTCAGCTTCTGCTGCGTGCTGATATCTGTCATCCCGAGTAAGCCCGCTCGCGAAGCTACGCGGGCGCCGCGAGGGACCCCTATACCCTACACTGCCGTTGGAGAATTGGGTCTTCTCGTGCAAAAAGCAAGGCCGCGGCTCCCGGCCACGGCCCTTAAGCAGTTGCTAAGAATCATTGATTCAATGATTCATGGACTCAATGATTCACTATCTCGGTCCCCGTCCTCCGCGACGGTGCCCCATGTTCGCGCCGTGCTTTTCGACGCGTACATGGGTAAAACTAGCTTTCTATACCTCGGTTTGGGCTGCCCCACCCTTGTCGCTCCCGGTGTTGGAGCGACAGGGTGGGAGAGAATCTATCTCGGTCCGCGTCCTCCGCCTCCACCGCCTCCGCCGCGCCTTCCTCTCCGCCTCCGGCGATTGCGATCACGGTCGCCGCCATGGCCCCCGAATCCTCCCGGCCCGCCATGCGGACGCCCGGCGTCCACCCGATTGAAGTTGGGTTCGCCCTGGTCTTCTTCCGGGATGACCGCGGCCATTTCCGGATTGCTCCCGGCCAGTTTCGCCCGCTGCTCGCGCAAGATGGCCTTGCGCGACAGCCGGATGCGATTGCCCTCCACCGAAAGCACCTTCACCAGGATCTGGTCGCCCTCGTGCAGTTCGTCGCGCACGTTGGCGATGCGGTGCTCGGCCACTTCGCTGATGTGCAGCAGTCCCTCGGTTCCGGGGAAGATCTCCACGAACGCGCCGAACTCCGCCAGCCGCGTCACTTTGCCCAGGTACGTCTTGCCCACCTCGGCGGTAGCGGTGATGTCGCCGATCATCTGCAGCGCCCGGGCCGCCGACGCTTCGTCGTTCGAGGCTACGTTCACTCGCCCCGAATCCTCCACGTCGATCTTCACCCCGGTCGCCTCGATGATCCCGCGGATCACCTTCCCGCCCGGCCCGATCAGGTCGCGGATCTTGTCCGTCGGGATCTGCAGCGTGTAGATGCGCGGCGCATACGGCGAAATCGCCGGCCGCGGCTCCGCGATCGCTGCCTGCATCTTCTCCAGGATGTGCATGCGCGCGCGCCGGGCCTGCTCCATCGCCTCGCGCATGATCTGGCTGGTGATGCCGCTCACCTTGATGTCCATCTGCAGTGCGGTGATGCCGTCCTTCGTGCCCGCCACCTTGAAGTCCATATCGCCGTAGTGGTCTTCCGCGCCGGCGATATCCGTGAGGATGGCGTACTTGTCGCCCTCCTTCACCAGCCCCATGGCGATGCCCGCCACGGCCGCCCTGATGGGCACGCCCGCATCCATCATCGAAAGGCTCGCCCCGCACACGGAGGCCATCGACGACGACCCGTTCGACTCCAGGATGTCGGAGACCACGCGCATGGTGTACGGCCAGGTCTCTTCCGGCGGCAGCACCGCCGTCATCGCCCGTTCCGCCAGCGCGCCGTGTCCGATTTCCCTGCGGCCCGCGCCCCGCATGAACGCCACCTCGCCCACCGAAAATGGCGGGAAATTGTAGTGCAGCATGAAGCGCTTCTTGGCCTCGCCCTGGAAGCCTTCCGTGCGCTGCATGTCTTCCGCGGTCCCCAGCGTCGTGGTCACTAGCGCCTGCGTCTCCCCCCGGGTGAATACGGTCGAGCCGTGCGTCCGCGGCAGGATGCCCACCTCGATCGAGATGTCACGCACCTCGTCGAACGCCCGTCCGTCCGGCCGCCGCCGCGCGCTCGTCACCTGCTCCCGGAACTGGTTCTCCCGCAGGATGTCGAAGTAGCGCGAAAGCTTCCGGCGGCCCTCTTCGTCCTCCTCCGGCAAGGACTCTTTCAGTTCTTTCTTCAGTGCCCGGATGCGGCTATAGCTCTCCGCCTTGGGATATTTCTTCGTGTCGCTCAAATCGGCCAGTTGCCCGCCGATGCGCTGCTTCAGCTCGTTGTAGTAGGCCTCATCGAACTCCACCGCCGGCACTTCCCGCTTCGGCCGTCCCACCCGCGCCGCCAGCTCCGAGATGGCCGCGCAGATCTTCTTGATTTCCGTGTGCCCGAACTCGATCGCCTCCAGCACCGTGTCTTCCTTCACTTCCTTGGCGCCCGACTCCACCATCACGATGCCCTCCGACGTGCCCACCACCATGATGTTCAGCAGGCTCTCGTTCATCTCCTGGTAGGTCGGATTGATCACGAACGCGCCGTTCACCAGGCCCACCCGCACCGCTCCCACCGGCCCCTGGAAGGGGATATCGGAAACCGTCAGCGCGCACGACGCCCCATTGATGGCCGCCACATCCGGGTCGTTCTCCGTATCCGCGGAAAGCACCAGCGCGATCACCTGCGTCTCGCACCGGAAGCCCTCGGGAAACAGCGGCCGGATCGGCCGGTCGATCTGCCGGCAGGTCAGCGTCTCTTTCTCGCTCATGCGCCCTTCACGCTTGATGAACCCCCCGGGGAACCGCCCGCCGGCGTAGGTGTACTCGCGGTAATCCACGGTCAGCGGGAAGAAGTCGATTCCCTCCCGCGGCTCCGGATTGGCGCAGGCCGTGGCCAGCACCACATTATCGGCGGCGCGCACCACGCACGAGCCGTGCGCCTGCTTGGCCAGCCGGCCGGTCTCGAAGCGCAGGCTTTTCCCGCCCGCCAGTTCTACAACCATCTCTTGTTTCATTACTCTCTCCTTGGTCTGGGTACCGATGAGCCGCCAAACGCAATGCGCACCTGGGACGCGACCGTCGCCGACCGGCTAGAGCCCCGCTTCGTACGCCGACCTACACCCATCCCCGGCCGCACTTAGGCCTGCCCTCGCGGGCTGCCTACTTGCGGATGCCGAGTTTCTGGATGACGTCTTTGTACCGGTCCGGGTCGTAGCTCTTCAGGTAGTCCAGCAACCGGCGGCGCTTGCTCACCATGATCAGAAGACCGCGCCGGGAGGCGTGGTCGTTCTTATGGGTCTTGAAGTGCTCGGTCAGCTCTCCGATCCGCTCGCTCAGGACCGCGATCTGGACCTCCGGGCTCCCGGTGTCCGTCGCATGCAGGCGGTGCCGCTGGATGACGTCTGTCTTGCGCTCTTTCGCCAACACTTGGCTTGGTGTGCTCCTCAGTTTCTGTCCGTTGTTCTCGACCCTTCTAGAGTACACGCGATTCCCCACCCTGTAAACCTCGCGACTTCATGGACATGGCGACACCACCGGTGCCCCGCCCGGCGTCGCCTGTCCCAAGGCGGAGAAGTTGCGACTCAATGATTGATTGTTTCAATCCAGAACTACGCCGCTTTTCCGTTCCCGTTCTTCCTGGGCAGCAACGGCAGCCGTTCCACCGTCCCGATCACGCAGGGCACATGACCGTTCTGCCGGTGTTGACGGAAGCGTTCTTCGCGGCACATTGACTCGATGAGGTGCTTCTGGTGGGGACCCAGCACTTCCTGCGACAGCACGTGGAAATTGCGGAACATCCACAACAACTGCACGCGCTCCACCAGCGACGGCCGCACGTATCGCGGCCCGCGGTCGGTCGCAACCTCCAGCACTCCGTGGCGGAGCTTCTCCAGCAACATCGGGCACTACCTGGGTTGTGTGTCGGGGCGAACGCGCCGCAGCATACTCCTGCCCCATTCCCAATGCAACCCAAAATTTATGTTCAAGGTAAGTAGTACCTAAGTTATTAACTTATTGGTGATTAGCCTGCCAAGGGCCGAAAAGCTGGAGCCTTTCAATTACCTGATTACCCAATTACCAGATCATTCAATCGCCCGAGGGCCCGACCCTATTGATTCAATGATTCACTGACTCAACGATTCAATCGGTTTTCTTCACTCTCACCACCACGATCTTCGAGAATCCCTCTTCGAAGCTGGGCGGCTTGAGCTTGGCGGCCATGCGCCGCATGATGTCTTCCGGCACCACCCGTTCCCGCCGCTTGTTCCGTTCCAGGCATACCTCCAGCGGCACGTCGAAGAACACCGCCTGCACCTCGTAGCCCAAGCCCTTGGCCATCTTGATCCACTGCTTCCGCTCCCCGGGCGAGAGGTTGGTGGCGTCCACGTAATTCCACGGCATCTTGGCGATCAGCCGCGCCCGCAGCAGCGACCGCAGCGTCGAGAACACCAGCCCCTGGTAACGCTGCTCGGTGATGTCGTCGAACAGGATGTTCCGCAGCATGTCGCTCGAGAGCGGCGTCACCCCGCGGCGCTTGTACCACGTGGTCTTGCCCGAGCCCGGCAGCCCGATGGTCAGCACCACCACTCCCTTGGGCGCTTTCGGACTTTTCTCCGGAGGATGCAGCGTCGCCTCCGACGCCCCAGCCGGGGGCACCGTCGGCGATTCCGGCTGCGTCTCCACCACCAGACGGGGCTCTGCCTTGCTGGGTGCCGCCCCGTGCTGCCGGGGCGGCTCTTTCGCCGGCTGTCGAGGCGTATCTTTCACGGGCTGCGCTTCCCGCGGCGCGCTCGCCGCCTCCGCCCCCCGCAGCATCGCCTCCGGATACGACGGTCGCAGCGGCTCCGCCCCGCTGGGCAACGGCTGCCCGATCCGCCCCGTCGCCTCCACCTCACTCACGTCTTTCTTCTTCCGCCGCTTCAACCGCTCCCGCATCCACTTGCGCATGAGTTCCTTCGCTTGCCTGAGGATCGTGCCCTCTTGCTTTCAGGGAGCATCAACCTAACGCTTCGCGCTTGTAACACAATCTCGCCTTCACCGGCAATTCTCTTCCTGAGAGAGATTCCTCCCTGCAATCACCGGAGGTTGGCTGACAACTGACCACTGACCGCTGGCAGCTGGTTTTCTTGTCTGCCCCCCCACGGATTGGAACTTGAGGCGTTCTGCGGGCGTGAGGCCGCTATGGCGGCCGGGAGCCCGCAGCCGAAGTCCCGGGCGCAGCGAGGACCTCTCCCACTCCAACGTTCGGATACAACTTGGCTGCCCCCCAGGGATTCGAACCCCGATATGCTGATCCAGAGTTGTGACTCCTGCCACGGAGAGCAATTTAGACTATATCGCAATCGGTCGTACTCGTTCGCAACTAAGCGCAGTGAAGAGAACGCCTTGGCGCGACCTCGTGGCCTTCCGTCGCCCGAGTTTCTACAGCGGCGATTGCTACCGGTTACTACTACTTTTGACCGTGACGGGGCACAAAATTGGGCACACATCTCCAGGCTATTGAATGTCGCTACGAGGTAGCTCCGTTTCACATTGACCTACCTCCCATTGGAAGCTTGACCACGGAAGAATGAATATGATACACCTCTGTGTCGAGAATGAAGCGGAAGCGATCAGAGCTGCGGCTCCCTGAGCTTCGAGTGGGGACCCCCAGATTCGGCTCTACCGCCCAAGCGGCCAAACTGGCCGGCATCGGCCGGGCGACGCTGCACCGGTGGATCCGCGAAGGCAAGGTGCCAGCGCCGCGGCGGGAGACAATCGGCGGTGTCACTGTGCGGCTCTGGTCCGAGGAGGATCTGGAGAAGATCCGGGAGTACAAGAAGGCCCGCTACCGCAAAGGACGGGGCCGGAAGAAGAGATCGACATAGGTCATGGATATCGAACGGCTCGATTTCCGGCGCGTGCAAGATGGCAGCTTCTACGCGGGGAAGTCCTGCGAAGAATGCGACAACGCCGCCGAATTCGAGTACGCGATTTGGTACGAGGAGACTGCCGAGCCGCGCGAAACCGGAGCCCTCTGCGGAGTCTGCGCAGCGGTGATTCTCCTCCAGGAGACTGCCACGCCGAACGTCTCACTGGAAAAGCTAGGCCCAGAGGTGCGGGTTATTCCGTTTTGAAAAGTGCGCGCCGCGCCGGCGCGTGAAACGTCGGCGCGACGCTAACCAGAGTCGCCTGAACTGGAGGCAACGATGGCTAACTCGAACCTACACCAGCAGCGTTTCCCCTCACAACTTTCAATCGAGCCAGCGGCTGGCTTTCTGAGCGAGCCGGTGGTGTACAACTTACGGCCCTCGCCCGCCCTGGCCACGGCCGTTTCACAGGAGGATGCCGATGGAAACATCAGAATTTCGCATGCTGACTTTCGCCACAGCCTTCCCGATCTGGCTGGCCTCGCGCACGCACCTCTCCGACGGCAGCCGGCAGGATTACTTGCGCCACTTCAAGCGCCTGTTCCCCTTCTTCGGCGAGTTGCGTCTAGATGAGATCCGGATCGACCACATCCAGGAGTACCGACAGCGGCGCCTGGCAGAGATCACCAAGCGCAAGGGGCATCATCCGGAGCGGCCTGGTGCCAGCCGCATAAACCACGAGCTCAACACCGTGCAGCAGGTCCTGGCGCTGGCCGGCTGTTGGAAAGAAATGGAACCTTGGTATAAGCCCTTGCCGCTGCCGGAGTCTTCGCCCGGGCGGGCGCTCACTCGGGAGGAATTCGAGCGTCTTTTCCGCATGGCGTCAACGAACAAGCGCTGGAGGGTTGCCTATGTGGCTGCACTCCTGACCGCGAACACAACCGCCGGCCCTGGTGAACTCCGCATGTTACGGTTAGGTGACGTCGACCTTGAAAAGGCTGAGCTCCACATCCGCCAGGGAATCAAGAACCCAAACCGCAAACGTGACATCCCACTCAACCAGGATGCGTTATGGGCGGCACGGCAGGCCGTCGAGCGAGCGCGCAGGATGGGAGCCACGCGCCCAGAGCACTATCTTTTCCCGCATCGCGCACACGCCCAGGGCGCCGAGCCCGATCCGATGCGGCCGATGGGAAGCTGGAAGAAGGCCTGGTACGCCCTGCGCACCGCCGCCGGGCTGCCCGGCCTGCGCCAGTACGACCTGCGCCACCATGCGATCACGGCGCTGCTGGAGATCCCCAGCGTTAGCGAGCGCACGGTGATGGACATCGCTGGGCACGTCTCGAACGAGATGCTCAAGCGCTATAGCCATATTCGCGTCCGAACGAGGCGCGAGGCCGTCGAAGCGCTGACCAGGCAGTCGAAGTCGGAGTCGCAGGCCCAAGCAGGCCAGGTTGCAATTATTCCGGCCCAACCGATGCCTCCAGCACCGTTTTGGGGCAGGGCGAGGCGGCGCTTGCCTCACCGCTCCTGGCGGTAGGGGTCCATTGAGGGGCTCTCGTTGCCTTGGGCTACCTGATGAGATCGAGGGCCTGGCGGATCTGGTAGACCAGCGTTTGGGCTTCGAGGACCTTGACGAGCCGTTCAACCCTAGCCCGCTCCTGTGGCGACCGGTCTTTGATCAGCTCACGCCATGGGGTCGTCTTTGGCACGGGGGACGGTCTCGTTAGAGGATTTTACCGCAAACTCACCATCAGCCACCTTGGTTGGTTCCCCCGAAGTTGCGGCCAAAGTTGAGGCCGAAGCCGCCGAACCAGAAGGCGTCCGTGGTGCGCACCGCTCCGTTCAGCGTCGCGACCGGGGTGATGCGGAACTGCACTGCCTTGCCGGTGGGCGCGTCGGCCAGGTACTCCGACAGCAGGTAGGTGAAAGAAGTACCCGTCAGGCCCGTCTGGGTGCGGCTGCCTTGCACCACGCCGTTCAGCAGCACCTCGACGGTGTACGTGCCCTCGATCGCGCCCGAGACGCTGGCCGCATCCTGTTGCACCACGTTCGGCTGGGCGGTGCGGATACGGTGCGCCCAGGTGAAGGCGGCATTCCCCACCACGTCAGTGGGCCAGTACAGGCCGTTCACCTGCGCCTTGCCCGGCGGGTAGGGCTTCTGCGCCCGGCTGGCCATCGTCTTTACCACCGCTGACACGCTGCCGATGGCCACGGTCGATTTGTGGCTGAAGGGCAGGCACTTGGCCGAGATGGTCATGTCGCTGGGGTAGTCGGCGTCGCGTACCAGACCGGCCAGGTTCAACCCAGTGCCGTCCGAGAAGAACCAGACGCGCGCGCCGGCGCTGTGATCGGCTGGAAGGGTGTCGAAGATTCCGCGCACGATGCCGGCGATGGTGTAGGTGCCATCACCGTTGTCGGTGACCGTGGTGGCGCTCATCCACTCGTCATCGATGAGCACCAGGAGATCCCCACGCACGCGCCCGCCGGCGTCCGTGTTCTCAATTCCAGCGAGGTCTTGGGCGCCCTGGATGACGAAGCCGACCGTATCGAGGGCGGCGGTGGTGCGTTGGTAGGCGTTGACCAGCGTGCCCGAGGGATTGAAAGTCCCGTTGGTGTTCGACTGGTAGAAGCCCGCGCCTTCATCGCTCCAGATCTGATAGCCGGCGCTCTGCTCTTCGGCGCGCACGCAGAGCGCTGCCAGCTCGCGCTCGCCGCCTTCCGTCAGGTGATAGGGCACTTCCTCCAGGCGTTGGGCGGTCGGTGGCAGTGGATCGGTCACCGGGTCAACCCAGCCACTATCCGCCGGCGGGTCATACACGGTCGAGCCCACGGCGAAGATATCCTCGACGCACTCGATCTCGATGCGGCCGTTCTCCAGCGCGCCATAGTTGATATTCGAGACCCGCATCACCATGCCGCTGATCCCCAGCGGCGCCCAGGTAAGCTTGAACACGCCACCATGGCGCAGCGCCCAGGCCTTGCGGTTGGCGACCACGCGCGCCTTGGCCAAGGGATAGGAGCGCTGCCGCAT
It encodes:
- a CDS encoding EamA family transporter is translated as MTDISTQQKLTDERRFGLWEWAAYAGLCGIWGTTWMAIRVVVQDVPPLRAAGIRFLVGAALLLGGVALRRSIVLRDAREWRAVRVLSFTMMAVPYGLLFWAEQYIASSMAAVLYTSLPLVVALLTPLMSHHRVPRSALLAMLVATGGIAVLFESTLSVSTRSLMGGAAVLGAVAATAWSVHFAKRELHDIDPSVATGWQLLGGAAALLAVSLPLERQASHWTPQALGALLFLAAGGSAVAFALYYWLLKRTQPYQISTMSLVIPIVAIVEGAALLKEPIPPTMLAASLVVILAVGVVLRAREDEDRVQSGIV
- a CDS encoding helix-turn-helix domain-containing protein, which encodes MGTPRFGSTAQAAKLAGIGRATLHRWIREGKVPAPRRETIGGVTVRLWSEEDLEKIREYKKARYRKGRGRKKRST
- the rpsO gene encoding 30S ribosomal protein S15, producing MLAKERKTDVIQRHRLHATDTGSPEVQIAVLSERIGELTEHFKTHKNDHASRRGLLIMVSKRRRLLDYLKSYDPDRYKDVIQKLGIRK
- the pnp gene encoding polyribonucleotide nucleotidyltransferase, whose product is MKQEMVVELAGGKSLRFETGRLAKQAHGSCVVRAADNVVLATACANPEPREGIDFFPLTVDYREYTYAGGRFPGGFIKREGRMSEKETLTCRQIDRPIRPLFPEGFRCETQVIALVLSADTENDPDVAAINGASCALTVSDIPFQGPVGAVRVGLVNGAFVINPTYQEMNESLLNIMVVGTSEGIVMVESGAKEVKEDTVLEAIEFGHTEIKKICAAISELAARVGRPKREVPAVEFDEAYYNELKQRIGGQLADLSDTKKYPKAESYSRIRALKKELKESLPEEDEEGRRKLSRYFDILRENQFREQVTSARRRPDGRAFDEVRDISIEVGILPRTHGSTVFTRGETQALVTTTLGTAEDMQRTEGFQGEAKKRFMLHYNFPPFSVGEVAFMRGAGRREIGHGALAERAMTAVLPPEETWPYTMRVVSDILESNGSSSMASVCGASLSMMDAGVPIRAAVAGIAMGLVKEGDKYAILTDIAGAEDHYGDMDFKVAGTKDGITALQMDIKVSGITSQIMREAMEQARRARMHILEKMQAAIAEPRPAISPYAPRIYTLQIPTDKIRDLIGPGGKVIRGIIEATGVKIDVEDSGRVNVASNDEASAARALQMIGDITATAEVGKTYLGKVTRLAEFGAFVEIFPGTEGLLHISEVAEHRIANVRDELHEGDQILVKVLSVEGNRIRLSRKAILREQRAKLAGSNPEMAAVIPEEDQGEPNFNRVDAGRPHGGPGGFGGHGGDRDRNRRRRRGRRGGGGGGGGRGPR
- a CDS encoding tyrosine-type recombinase/integrase, translating into METSEFRMLTFATAFPIWLASRTHLSDGSRQDYLRHFKRLFPFFGELRLDEIRIDHIQEYRQRRLAEITKRKGHHPERPGASRINHELNTVQQVLALAGCWKEMEPWYKPLPLPESSPGRALTREEFERLFRMASTNKRWRVAYVAALLTANTTAGPGELRMLRLGDVDLEKAELHIRQGIKNPNRKRDIPLNQDALWAARQAVERARRMGATRPEHYLFPHRAHAQGAEPDPMRPMGSWKKAWYALRTAAGLPGLRQYDLRHHAITALLEIPSVSERTVMDIAGHVSNEMLKRYSHIRVRTRREAVEALTRQSKSESQAQAGQVAIIPAQPMPPAPFWGRARRRLPHRSWR
- a CDS encoding phage tail protein, with the translated sequence MPFWLVVALFVATLVVTAALSPRPPNAKASALGDFQVPTAEDGRTIPVIAGTCIVRGPNVLWYGDLKKNALIGNPGWKRAFTLGMIFSRSQILGHQYFLGMQMGVCHGVVDELVAILVANDKPIPGVANILLSPTGETIVDISSNAARDMFGGTIKQNPGGEGGLKGRMRFYSGKPSQPANAYLGQQQGFSPAPAFGGLCHAVLEASPVTKGLPFYVGTNQYIKDWAFVLRRCPKNLGLAAGRENIAGDTNPAEWIYEIMTNTVWGRRIPAARFDLASFQAAGNTLWSESMGISQQLDNPSDLDSILGDILQHIDGAIYTDPATGLWTLKLIRADYDPGTLLELTDNDILELDFGRVSWQQTLNEVKVKFLNRATWKEEVVQAQETANHATRQEIDGEVLPYLLFSNSAVAQKVANREMRQRSYPLAKARVVANRKAWALRHGGVFKLTWAPLGISGMVMRVSNINYGALENGRIEIECVEDIFAVGSTVYDPPADSGWVDPVTDPLPPTAQRLEEVPYHLTEGGERELAALCVRAEEQSAGYQIWSDEGAGFYQSNTNGTFNPSGTLVNAYQRTTAALDTVGFVIQGAQDLAGIENTDAGGRVRGDLLVLIDDEWMSATTVTDNGDGTYTIAGIVRGIFDTLPADHSAGARVWFFSDGTGLNLAGLVRDADYPSDMTISAKCLPFSHKSTVAIGSVSAVVKTMASRAQKPYPPGKAQVNGLYWPTDVVGNAAFTWAHRIRTAQPNVVQQDAASVSGAIEGTYTVEVLLNGVVQGSRTQTGLTGTSFTYLLSEYLADAPTGKAVQFRITPVATLNGAVRTTDAFWFGGFGLNFGRNFGGTNQGG
- a CDS encoding AAA family ATPase, which translates into the protein MRKWMRERLKRRKKKDVSEVEATGRIGQPLPSGAEPLRPSYPEAMLRGAEAASAPREAQPVKDTPRQPAKEPPRQHGAAPSKAEPRLVVETQPESPTVPPAGASEATLHPPEKSPKAPKGVVVLTIGLPGSGKTTWYKRRGVTPLSSDMLRNILFDDITEQRYQGLVFSTLRSLLRARLIAKMPWNYVDATNLSPGERKQWIKMAKGLGYEVQAVFFDVPLEVCLERNKRRERVVPEDIMRRMAAKLKPPSFEEGFSKIVVVRVKKTD